ATTTTGCTCTTTCACATATCTatcattatattatattacatTATATTACATTGCattatattactattttcaCAGTTGCCATTTTGTTAAACGATTTTATCGCTATCTTATATTCTACAGTTAcgtttgtttttaaaaatatttcatgcACACACACATTTAccataaatttaaaaaacaaactAATGATGAAAACATAATAATCAGGTATTATAACTACCCacaatgataaatataaattcgtaacaattataaaaaatatataattagttaaaaaaaattatataggaATATATTACTCAAAATATACTTTAGGTGTTTACAAtattgtatacatatatatatacatatatattcatatatacatatatattcatatatacatatatgtgtgCTTTATTTGCTATTTTTCCAActgttaatatttatatattataaactTATCGTTTGAGGTTTacattaaaaaatcaaaGCCATTCACACACACATGTACACACATAATTgaattatctttttttttctattaacTGTTCATGAAAAAAAGAGAGGGGGGTAGTAGATTTTATGAACAAGTCAGAACAAAATTGatgttttataatttgaaaagCGTCATGcataaaataaagtaaaataaagtaaaaacTGAGAAAACCACAACATAATAATGGCGCAATCATAATTCAAATTTAATTCGTACAAATATAAGTAGAATATTTATGTAAGTTGCCTAAATTATTTAAGTTATTCTTTTATATCATATACaaacttcatatatattaaccatttcttattaacaaaatgagttataatattaaagccaaaaaaattatataacatgtgaaaaaataaaatacttaAAATTTCCAGGGATAAATTAATtgattaatttatatacaaacacataattttatttggatatataaatttgtatttattttttaacaaacaaattataattttgttaataaacAAATACAAAGATAATTTGTTTGTTAAACATGTTTACACCCATTTTAATTTACacaaagttttttttttttttttttttttttaaattcaagtATAGTTGTTCTTTGAATTTATCTAAaagatattaatataaaaaaatgaaagcaGGATTAATTTGATATaactataaaatttattacaattatatatttataattatttgtgTATATTTAGGCCAACcgttaatttattttattcaaatcATCACTAGTTACatctataaatttatttcgcCTACAACCTCATGtaacaaatttatttaaatataagaaaaaaaaaattgtcctgcgaaatttaaatataattatgtaaagtacaaatatattttttttttctttcatttaTTCGCATCTATACAATTTtgtgcatataaatatttatattattggCACAAacaaatatgcatatacaaaTAGGAGTATATAATATGAGTCTATATACAACATATCAAAGGGTATATACGTAGgtgtataaattataattttttttaatttttttcccATGTTTCtatacaataatatatgcatgtttataaaaaattatttgaaatttatttataaatttttaatatacttttttgTACCCAATATTTGCTGCacattttttcctttttcgattttttcaCGTTAACATGTGaaataaaattcaaataGAATGATTAACaagaaaaaaacgaaaaaaagaaaaaaacgaaaagtCCAAGATTGTTACTTTATACATTTTGTAACTTTTCATGGTATTTATTTActgtaattaattttttttttatttttttttctcatctTTTTTGGCGTTTTAAATATTctctatttttaaaattaaaattaatcgAAAACATTCGAAATTATAGAACAtagatttttatttaaaaaaaaatataaaataaataaaattagtaTTGTtctgagaaaaaaaaataaaatattgtagTTTGTTTTTTGTGTATGTTTTCTTATGTGTGtgtacacacatatatatatccctatatatatatatgtttcgATATTTATTTGTGTATAATAAGTTCATTATATGCGTAATTTATTAATCTCATTAATTTTACTGTTCTTAAACCATAATTTAtagaattattttgtttatttaattatatatctatatattataatctttattttaaatgtagacaaataaatatgtgcatatatcaaataattattgcatgttcatataatattaacTACCAGAGAGtattgtgtatttttttttttttttttttttttttttatgttattttatttaaattagctagaattaaaaatacatttttttaataaaaaaaaataataattgaacgaaattaaatataaaaaatatatatatgcattaaaaaaatatatttgcacATATAGGAATATATAAGTTCTTATACACatttaaatgcatatataaatatgtatactaacatatatgttatatatatttttatttttttttgtaaatctTTTATgtgtttatatttaaaacaacatatatatatacctacctatacatacatatattatagttGATAGCCAATTACATTTGTCTATGCTCTATACatttaaattgtattttaATTAAGATCAATAAAATAGTAATGtaaaaacattattataaataatttaaatatatattgaaattaaaaaataaaaaaggagctaaaaaatgttatatttttatttcaatttattaattacatatatatattatatatatatttgtgtgtagttttttgtttgttttatatttttatagctatttattatatgtcTATGACGACAAAAATACTTTCCATAAGtgaatataaatgtatacaCATACATTAATTTAAACATTTATACATGTACAAAAGTTAccaatgttttatttattagatTCATTctaaacatataaatatactcACAACTACAACACATAATggttataaatatttatttttttattgtgtaaattaattttttttttttttttgctctTTATACAGTTCCCATAacttatttaataatatttttgaaaagtaaaaatatttttaagcaaattaaaaaaaaaaaaaaaaaaaaagatatataagGGTGTGTTGCAATTATAAGCTAAAGAAAagcaatttatatatatgcaaaataaTGAGCATCAAcaaacaataaataaaatttatttgcacattttaaaagtaaaaaaaaacaattaaatgCTTCACACAATATGAATAGTAGTAATGTGAATGATACAAACAGCGACAAAGAAcaagaagaaaatataaataaaaacagttccgatataaaagaaaattataaaattgaaaacaACAACATGACTAACAATTCTAGTTCcaataattcaaataatatgatttcAGATACAAAAGTAACAGATTTAAAAAACGAACAAATTAACACTGACAATTATATAAACCCTAATACTAATATATCCCTAAAtaacgaaataaaaaatgaaacacTTCTCGATAAAAAGCCTTCAATTTTATCTGcccaaaaatattttaatgtaAAAGATACAGAGGAAAATAAGGATCCTGAATTTTATGGTAAGATATTTCGAAAATAATATCTGCTTTAAAGATTGCCATCTTGGCAAAGCTTATAAAATGGATGCATCAATCCATCCATACATGCGTACACACATGCGTACACACATACATACACACACACATGcgtacatatttatttatctaCCTATTTCTACAGCGATTTCTGATTCTGCAATTTCCGATTCTGCAATTTCCGAAACGCATCAATTAAGTGAGTCATCTTTAAAGGAAAGTGatgaaaatagtaaaaaaaactATACCCCAAATTTTAACTTccaaaaagaagaaaataataatgttatcTTCTtcgataataatgatgacgATTATGTGTCTGCTGAATCATGTAATATATCCTTAGAAAAAAGTGAtgttaaaaatgtaaaatcaTCAAATATGagtgaacaaaataatatgaattatcagaatttgaatataaatgCCTCTTTTACCACTAATAgtgataaaacaaatataattaatgaagatgataaaaaaaaagaacaaaattTTCATGATAATATTACtgaaaaatgtaataaaatatataatgataataacctaatagaaacagaaaataataaaaaaaatgagtcTTTAAATAATTGTGATTATATTATTGGTAATAATTATGATGAGAATATTAGTAGAATGTTTAAAAAGAGAGGTACATCAGATATGATCCTAAATTGCATGgacaaaaaacaaaaaatagaTGTCACAATCCTAGAATCGAACAATCTCAAATTGGACACTCAATTGGACACTCAATTGGACACTCAGTTGGCTACTCAATTGGACACTCAATTGGACACTCAATTGGCTACTCAAGTTGATAATTTAGATAATCTTGatggtgaaaaaaaaaatacacaaacaacagaagaaaataaaataaaagaatgcTACGATGATAAAGTAGATGTACAAAATGGGTGTCTACTTCTGACAAATAGTGCAATATGTGATGAACAAAATAGCTTAGATACTGGAAATGTTCAGGAAAAGATCCCCAAAAGGGATGTATTAGAAAATGGGGGCGAAAATGCACAAGAAAAAGATGAAGGGAACACAGATGTGGCAGATATAAACGCAAATAAACCAAATGAACCAAATGAACCAAATGAACCAAATGAACCAAATGAACCAAATAAACCAAATGTAACCACTTCGAACCGCATTGTGTGTAATGATATAAAAGAGTCAAATAGTGAAGATGCACAAAATAGTGTCATTGCGCAAGATTCGATAAATATAATCCCAAATGATAAGacctttttaaatataaagtCTAGTACTGCATGTATTGCTAATACTATGTTGTCATTCTATGATTCTATTAATTGGGAAGCAGAACATAAAACAATAGATGTAGAAAATGATAACCATAAATATACCATAGATTCAGATGATGATCCCAATTCTGTAAATTTGAATGAAGTTGAAAATCCGTGGAATCTTAACACACAATCTAGTTTTCATACAAATAGCATAAAAGCtagtttaaataaaaatgttaatcaccattttaataacattattaaattaaatgaaattCGTTCTATGCCTAAAGATATAGATGCAAATAACGAATCTGTAATAACGgctaataatttaataagcAACAGTAGCAATAGTAACAGTGGCAATAGCAACAATAGTAATAGCAACAGTGGCAGTAATAAAATGATAGATAACGGTTCTATTGATTATAATGTGAATGAAAATATGATTgcgaataaaataaatcaagaTAATTCTATTgaattgtataaaaataattctttAAGAGGAAGCGATAAAAATGACAAGAATATAAACCTTGATAATCAAATATCTATCCAAAATTGGAATAACGatacaataaataataataatgaaaatagtgAAAGAGATGAAACAGAATATACACAAGAAGTGAGTCAATtacataatataattaataataatttaaatagaTGTAATAATCCTAGCTCTGATAAGAATATGTAtctaaataattcaaatatattaaatccgaatgaacataataatattataaataaaatagacacccaaaaatatatagatgtAAATGATCAAAATTTTGACACTATAGAAGATGCTACAAATTTTGATAACGTTAGTGAAAAAGAAGATATAGAAGATGAAcgaaataattttattagtatagatcaagaaaatgataaatatatgcaatggTTTGATACAATATATACAGTTTGTGTAAAATTAGATGAATTATGTtgcaaattaaataatagttTTCCTCATTCTATGGATATTTGGAATCAAAGTGGAAAAGTAAATATGTATCATCTtaaatctttatttaatataaatgaaaattgtattgatatatataataatcaagattgtaaa
Above is a window of Plasmodium yoelii strain 17X genome assembly, chromosome: 9 DNA encoding:
- a CDS encoding AP2 domain transcription factor AP2-O codes for the protein MNSSNVNDTNSDKEQEENINKNSSDIKENYKIENNNMTNNSSSNNSNNMISDTKVTDLKNEQINTDNYINPNTNISLNNEIKNETLLDKKPSILSAQKYFNVKDTEENKDPEFYAISDSAISDSAISETHQLSESSLKESDENSKKNYTPNFNFQKEENNNVIFFDNNDDDYVSAESCNISLEKSDVKNVKSSNMSEQNNMNYQNLNINASFTTNSDKTNIINEDDKKKEQNFHDNITEKCNKIYNDNNLIETENNKKNESLNNCDYIIGNNYDENISRMFKKRGTSDMILNCMDKKQKIDVTILESNNLKLDTQLDTQLDTQLATQLDTQLDTQLATQVDNLDNLDGEKKNTQTTEENKIKECYDDKVDVQNGCLLLTNSAICDEQNSLDTGNVQEKIPKRDVLENGGENAQEKDEGNTDVADINANKPNEPNEPNEPNEPNEPNKPNVTTSNRIVCNDIKESNSEDAQNSVIAQDSINIIPNDKTFLNIKSSTACIANTMLSFYDSINWEAEHKTIDVENDNHKYTIDSDDDPNSVNLNEVENPWNLNTQSSFHTNSIKASLNKNVNHHFNNIIKLNEIRSMPKDIDANNESVITANNLISNSSNSNSGNSNNSNSNSGSNKMIDNGSIDYNVNENMIANKINQDNSIELYKNNSLRGSDKNDKNINLDNQISIQNWNNDTINNNNENSERDETEYTQEVSQLHNIINNNLNRCNNPSSDKNMYLNNSNILNPNEHNNIINKIDTQKYIDVNDQNFDTIEDATNFDNVSEKEDIEDERNNFISIDQENDKYMQWFDTIYTVCVKLDELCCKLNNSFPHSMDIWNQSGKVNMYHLKSLFNINENCIDIYNNQDCKKNKNDLFFDVSIQKNYNNSVCREYNKNGILNSNMSNEINNNEFHYSNIKDANIIDNKNNNNNNCVNYFSEKNNYSKVGINSYINEYNTEAYNNNSNNHLGNYDNEYTKIDKQSKDNLVHLDNGLICKNRNNKNENNNVNMNPSKNNGIINNNVKISQMYGNENNIKNCLYYQNKQYGIGSNLENNKIPINSNNGNMNSILNLASNNICNMNNMGSNLVDNMYSIYGNLTNSMNNKNNINMHRYNNEMNNYMNLNNVHNIYNNNNGGNNLNHEMCGKKIKNSKKNSNNIINKNTEKNNNKKRNSVNRSNNRIIKDESEFEYLLELPDKDGPNLENPEDLKCDIAGVYWDKRSWIASWYDNGKRYYKSFSAKTHGFYKSKFWAIKVRLSKVKGQTIFGKHNRKPKNNNQNNDNVNSIPYNTNMIVENDCITVDNI